The following are encoded together in the Pseudoalteromonas shioyasakiensis genome:
- a CDS encoding TolC family protein — MIHSKLIKALSLGAVLITSSLVKAEPLALNQVIDYALTHEPWLQANKYQQQAIEAQSIAAGTLPDPVLTVGLMNLPTDGFAFDQEGMTQFKVGLSQQFSRGDSLALQQQALKQSAEQYPWLRADRQAQVKAIVSEAWLNAYRAQKSIQLINQDKALFNQLIDITEASYANTLGATRQQDIIRAQLELTRLEDKLVMLEQQFDSAKKRLAQWLPIEMLNGAVSDENTKVAAVMPYQELAPSGVTEVLMNHPAIIAIDHAMRAKNTQVQVAKEAYKPQFGMNLGYGYRDDTPMGDSRADLFSIGVSVDLPLFTDNRQDQQVNAAIANAEAVKTNKFITLQKLQGQYFKELSQLSRLAQRKALYQQQLLPQMAEQAEATLNAYTNDDGDFSEVMRARISELNAKIDALNIEIDKQITLARLNYYAAAKDNQINAAQSLGATNE; from the coding sequence ATGATTCACAGCAAATTAATTAAGGCGCTTTCTCTAGGCGCAGTATTGATAACCTCAAGTTTAGTGAAAGCAGAGCCGTTGGCACTCAATCAGGTGATTGATTATGCATTGACTCACGAGCCTTGGTTACAGGCAAATAAATACCAGCAACAGGCGATTGAAGCGCAAAGCATTGCGGCCGGTACCTTACCTGATCCAGTATTAACCGTTGGACTCATGAACTTACCAACCGATGGTTTTGCCTTTGATCAAGAGGGTATGACGCAATTCAAAGTGGGCTTGTCACAACAATTTAGCCGAGGTGATAGCCTTGCCTTACAGCAACAAGCTTTAAAACAATCAGCTGAGCAATACCCTTGGCTTAGAGCAGACCGCCAAGCACAGGTTAAAGCCATTGTTAGCGAGGCATGGCTAAATGCCTATCGCGCACAAAAAAGCATTCAACTTATCAATCAAGATAAAGCCTTATTTAATCAACTTATTGATATTACAGAAGCAAGCTATGCCAATACACTTGGTGCGACTCGCCAGCAGGATATTATTCGCGCTCAGCTAGAGCTGACTCGGCTTGAAGATAAGCTGGTGATGTTAGAGCAACAGTTTGATAGTGCAAAAAAACGACTAGCTCAATGGCTACCTATTGAAATGCTAAACGGTGCCGTGAGCGATGAAAATACCAAGGTGGCCGCAGTAATGCCTTATCAAGAGCTTGCACCATCGGGGGTGACTGAAGTGCTGATGAATCACCCGGCAATTATCGCGATTGATCATGCTATGCGTGCCAAAAACACCCAAGTGCAAGTGGCCAAAGAAGCATATAAGCCGCAATTTGGTATGAACCTAGGCTATGGCTATCGTGATGATACCCCGATGGGTGACTCTCGCGCTGACTTATTCTCTATTGGGGTAAGTGTTGATTTACCGCTGTTTACTGATAATCGCCAAGATCAACAAGTTAATGCCGCAATAGCTAATGCCGAGGCGGTAAAAACCAACAAGTTTATTACCCTGCAAAAATTGCAAGGTCAGTATTTTAAAGAGCTTAGCCAACTAAGCCGACTTGCCCAGCGCAAAGCGCTGTATCAACAGCAGCTATTACCGCAAATGGCAGAGCAAGCTGAGGCGACTCTAAATGCTTACACCAACGATGATGGTGACTTTTCAGAAGTGATGCGCGCACGCATCAGCGAACTTAACGCAAAAATTGATGCGTTGAATATCGAAATAGACAAACAAATTACCCTCGCTCGCCTTAACTATTACGCAGCAGCAAAAGATAACCAAATAAATGCAGCACAAAGCCTAGGAGCTACCAATGAATAA
- a CDS encoding paraquat-inducible protein A — protein sequence MRVVFPVLAILIALALLIPGVTQPVLTLEGKIDKSKLAKTGIEMIADEGDRNTRSVLMMASSMLGLDKLEGEIDAYKKTRSIWGSVNELANNKNYLVAALVAVFSIVIPTLKLLMQLLYCFLPVNRFKHLLGQLIQGLSKWSMVDVFVIALIVSYLAGNADGQMGELIKMHAELGDGFWYFTGYCLFAIAASSSIKIDKPLSSA from the coding sequence ATGCGTGTTGTTTTTCCGGTTCTGGCTATTTTAATTGCCTTGGCGTTACTAATTCCCGGTGTAACCCAGCCTGTGCTCACCCTAGAAGGAAAAATTGATAAATCGAAGCTTGCCAAAACAGGTATTGAAATGATTGCCGATGAAGGCGATCGCAATACCCGTAGCGTGTTAATGATGGCATCCAGCATGTTGGGGCTCGATAAGCTTGAAGGTGAAATTGATGCCTATAAAAAAACACGCAGCATTTGGGGCTCCGTGAATGAGCTTGCCAATAACAAAAACTACCTTGTCGCCGCGCTTGTTGCAGTGTTCTCGATTGTTATTCCCACTTTAAAACTCCTGATGCAATTGCTTTATTGTTTCTTACCGGTGAATAGATTTAAGCATTTGCTCGGTCAACTCATACAAGGCCTAAGTAAATGGAGCATGGTTGATGTGTTTGTGATTGCATTGATCGTGTCTTATTTAGCAGGTAATGCTGATGGGCAAATGGGCGAGCTAATAAAAATGCATGCCGAACTGGGCGATGGATTTTGGTATTTTACTGGCTATTGCCTGTTTGCTATTGCTGCTAGCAGTAGTATAAAAATAGATAAGCCCTTGTCGAGCGCGTAA
- a CDS encoding EAL and HDOD domain-containing protein, with the protein MSELSMEGNKSQSVTQYIARQPIFNADRSLYAYELLYRESSDNVFPVGTSDGQATGRLFFNALMLMGLEKLTGFQPAFINLSTDAILDDFPKLLQPRSAVIEIVERATSIPKVVNRVKQLKQEGYLFALDDYDGTEKWQDILPLMDFIKLEVTQPIIKTNMMIKKLKRSLPEITIIVERIETYEDFQQLKAAGCDLFQGYFFAKPELLSFGNVEPSKVAVLELLNCTAQTDLNFDAIQQRVAKDIGLTARILKLVNARISNSQQTIRSISQAVIYLGEDAIRQFVRVLALSELGNDKPQELTKLGLTRAKFIALMLEPGGKDLAEQGYLVGLLSVLDAILDMELDIIAKEFSLGSELSSALLNFNGMQGASLQLVKAMEEEQWQTAHELLMMIRPASKMDVVFQAMYDARAYADEVFASLSSVTD; encoded by the coding sequence ATGTCAGAATTAAGTATGGAAGGTAACAAAAGTCAGAGCGTGACTCAGTATATAGCCCGGCAGCCAATATTTAATGCTGATAGAAGTTTGTATGCTTACGAATTATTGTATAGAGAATCGAGCGATAATGTCTTTCCAGTAGGCACGAGTGATGGCCAAGCAACGGGGCGACTGTTTTTTAACGCGTTAATGTTGATGGGACTCGAGAAGCTAACGGGTTTTCAACCTGCGTTTATCAACCTATCGACCGACGCTATTTTGGATGACTTTCCTAAGTTGCTGCAACCACGCAGTGCGGTTATCGAAATAGTGGAGCGGGCTACTAGCATTCCAAAAGTAGTAAACCGCGTTAAGCAATTAAAACAAGAAGGCTATTTGTTCGCGCTTGATGACTATGATGGCACAGAAAAGTGGCAAGATATTTTGCCTTTGATGGATTTTATTAAGCTTGAGGTCACACAGCCGATTATCAAAACCAACATGATGATCAAAAAGCTCAAACGTAGCTTGCCAGAGATCACTATTATTGTGGAACGTATTGAAACTTATGAGGACTTTCAACAATTAAAAGCGGCAGGTTGCGACCTGTTTCAGGGCTACTTTTTTGCCAAGCCAGAGCTTTTAAGTTTTGGTAATGTTGAACCATCAAAAGTTGCCGTGCTTGAATTACTTAACTGTACTGCGCAAACAGATTTAAACTTTGATGCTATTCAGCAACGGGTTGCTAAAGATATAGGCCTTACTGCACGCATTTTAAAATTAGTTAATGCGCGTATCAGCAATAGTCAGCAAACAATTCGTTCAATTTCGCAAGCAGTTATTTACCTGGGTGAAGATGCGATTAGGCAATTTGTGCGGGTACTAGCGCTCAGCGAATTAGGCAATGATAAACCGCAAGAACTGACCAAACTTGGTTTAACAAGAGCTAAATTTATTGCGCTGATGCTTGAACCCGGCGGTAAAGACCTTGCTGAGCAAGGTTATTTAGTCGGTTTACTATCTGTACTTGATGCTATTTTAGATATGGAACTTGATATCATTGCCAAAGAGTTTTCACTGGGTAGTGAGCTTTCAAGTGCACTATTAAACTTTAATGGCATGCAAGGTGCGAGCTTACAACTAGTTAAAGCAATGGAAGAAGAGCAGTGGCAAACTGCCCATGAGCTACTAATGATGATCCGTCCTGCGTCAAAAATGGATGTGGTTTTTCAAGCTATGTACGATGCTCGTGCTTATGCCGATGAAGTGTTCGCAAGCTTATCATCAGTTACAGACTAA
- a CDS encoding PhnA domain-containing protein, with translation MSIEQALIERSNNQCELCAATDNLSVYEVPPVTEAHSDKCIYVCQTCKDQIENNADLTANHWHCLNDSMWSQTPAVQVVAYRMLKRLAADNGWAQDALDMIYLEEDTLKWAQTALAEDDDIKHIDSNGVVLQAGDTVTLIKDLDVKGSSLVAKRGTAVRNIGLTSNPEHIEGRVDGQRIVILTKYVKK, from the coding sequence ATGAGCATTGAACAAGCCCTAATCGAACGCAGTAATAACCAATGTGAACTTTGTGCCGCTACAGATAACCTATCTGTATACGAAGTGCCGCCTGTTACAGAGGCTCATTCTGATAAATGCATTTATGTTTGCCAAACTTGTAAAGATCAAATCGAAAACAATGCCGATTTGACTGCAAATCACTGGCACTGCTTGAATGACAGCATGTGGAGTCAAACACCCGCTGTACAAGTTGTGGCTTATCGCATGTTAAAGCGATTAGCTGCTGATAACGGTTGGGCACAAGATGCACTAGATATGATTTACCTTGAAGAAGACACGTTAAAATGGGCGCAAACAGCCCTAGCTGAAGATGACGATATTAAACACATCGACAGTAATGGTGTTGTACTTCAAGCGGGTGACACAGTGACACTCATTAAAGATCTTGATGTGAAAGGCAGCAGCCTTGTTGCTAAGCGTGGCACAGCAGTAAGAAACATTGGCTTAACGAGTAACCCAGAACACATTGAAGGCCGTGTTGATGGTCAACGCATTGTTATTCTAACCAAATACGTGAAAAAATAA
- a CDS encoding META domain-containing protein, giving the protein MASDTISSFKRASLCSLMILGSSLVLTGCGEDSAAPQAEQSTMKTLNTQVIYLDRSMLPPGSVLKVQLADVSKMDAKAEVISEQEIELNGAPPYNVALEYDESKIADRHRYSVSARIENQGKLLYISTTHNNPFAEDATDDVYKVTVTKVSAKKPDVTLTNTYWKAVTISGEAITVENKEPFVQFKDDGSTNGHLGCNNFSGSYEVNEQTLTFNPLASTKKMCVAQMDIEAAMSAALAATAKYSINGEQLTLLDDSDEPLATFAATYMN; this is encoded by the coding sequence ATGGCTTCGGATACCATCTCATCTTTCAAACGCGCTTCTCTATGCAGTTTAATGATCTTAGGGAGCAGCTTAGTATTAACAGGTTGTGGTGAAGACTCTGCCGCACCACAGGCTGAGCAATCAACAATGAAAACCCTCAATACTCAGGTTATTTATTTAGACCGCAGCATGCTGCCACCGGGTTCAGTATTAAAAGTACAACTTGCTGATGTATCAAAAATGGATGCCAAAGCAGAGGTTATCAGCGAACAAGAAATTGAATTAAATGGCGCACCGCCATATAACGTGGCACTTGAGTATGACGAAAGCAAAATTGCTGATCGTCATCGCTACAGTGTGAGTGCACGCATTGAGAATCAAGGTAAATTACTTTACATCAGTACCACTCATAATAATCCATTTGCCGAAGATGCGACGGATGATGTGTACAAAGTGACAGTGACAAAAGTATCAGCGAAAAAGCCAGACGTAACATTGACCAATACGTATTGGAAAGCAGTTACCATCAGCGGTGAAGCTATCACCGTTGAAAATAAAGAACCTTTCGTACAGTTTAAAGACGATGGTTCAACCAATGGTCACTTAGGTTGTAATAACTTTTCAGGTAGTTACGAGGTTAACGAGCAGACGCTTACATTCAACCCATTAGCAAGCACCAAAAAAATGTGTGTAGCACAAATGGATATTGAAGCGGCCATGTCTGCAGCACTTGCAGCCACAGCTAAATACTCTATCAATGGTGAACAGTTAACCTTGTTAGATGATAGTGATGAGCCACTTGCGACCTTCGCTGCGACTTATATGAATTAA
- a CDS encoding 23S rRNA (adenine(2030)-N(6))-methyltransferase RlmJ: protein MLSYRHSFHAGNPADVLKHLVLAEVLKYQTIKDKPLDYVDTHSGAGFFELAGNDAQKTQEYLDGIAKLWQHNSEHDALNEYIELIKSFNSNGNLDFYPGSPKIAEHFLRRQDNGWFFELHPRDLQLLQDNMKGKRSIRVRGENGFQGLIGLLPPASRRACVLIDPPYEIKNDYDTVVNTLVKAHKRFATGTYMIWYPVVDRERIDRMEEGLIASGMRNIQLFELATEADTDVHGMTASGMIVINPPWKLKQTMDAVLPELVSLLSDSSGFYRSEQLVEE from the coding sequence ATGCTTAGTTATCGACACTCTTTTCATGCAGGCAACCCTGCTGATGTGCTAAAACACCTTGTTCTAGCTGAAGTTCTTAAATACCAAACAATTAAAGACAAACCACTTGATTATGTGGACACCCACTCAGGTGCTGGCTTTTTTGAACTTGCAGGCAATGATGCACAAAAAACACAAGAGTATTTAGATGGGATTGCTAAGCTTTGGCAGCACAACAGTGAGCATGATGCACTTAATGAGTATATTGAGCTGATTAAATCATTTAACTCAAATGGTAATTTAGATTTTTACCCTGGTTCGCCAAAAATTGCAGAGCACTTTCTACGTCGCCAAGATAACGGTTGGTTCTTTGAGTTGCATCCTCGTGACTTACAGTTACTGCAAGACAATATGAAAGGTAAGCGTTCTATTCGCGTACGTGGTGAAAACGGCTTTCAAGGCTTAATTGGTTTATTACCACCAGCATCACGTCGAGCTTGTGTGCTTATTGACCCTCCTTACGAAATTAAAAACGACTACGATACGGTTGTTAACACTCTTGTTAAGGCGCATAAACGCTTTGCAACTGGAACGTACATGATTTGGTATCCGGTTGTAGATCGTGAGCGAATTGACAGAATGGAAGAGGGTTTAATCGCATCGGGTATGCGTAACATTCAGCTTTTCGAGCTTGCAACAGAGGCTGATACCGACGTTCATGGTATGACAGCATCGGGTATGATAGTGATCAACCCACCGTGGAAACTAAAGCAAACAATGGATGCGGTATTACCAGAACTTGTTTCATTACTAAGCGATAGCAGCGGTTTTTATCGGAGTGAACAGTTAGTTGAAGAATAA
- a CDS encoding cell division protein ZapA — protein sequence MSGPQSQRVTVELLGKEHEFSCPPGQEHALVAAAQNLNDLVEQMKQRSSVRNDQKALLMAALHLSHELLEVKSQQAEQEQQHDSLIDKLSQHLSI from the coding sequence ATGAGCGGCCCACAAAGTCAGCGGGTCACCGTAGAGCTACTAGGTAAAGAGCATGAGTTCTCTTGCCCACCTGGGCAAGAGCATGCCCTAGTTGCTGCTGCACAAAATTTGAATGACTTAGTGGAGCAAATGAAACAACGCTCATCGGTTCGCAATGATCAAAAAGCGTTGCTGATGGCAGCATTACATTTAAGTCATGAATTGCTTGAAGTTAAATCGCAACAAGCAGAACAAGAGCAACAACATGACAGTTTAATAGATAAGCTCAGCCAACACCTTAGTATTTAG